TGAAGACGATGGTCCGGAAGCCGTCCCATTTGGGCTCGTAGTGCCCAACATCGGGGATGGTCGGAACGGATTTGGCGAGCATGGGCGAGACGGGTGGCATCACAGGCAGGTCCATAGACAATGTCTACCCGCCGGTGCGCGCCGAAGCTAGTGTTGGCCAGGGATATCTTGGTCGAGCGGCCCAGCGAGTGCCGCCCAGCACCGGCCCCGAAGCCTAAGCGCCAGAAGCCTACCGCTTAGGCTGAACTACCGCCCGTTACATTAATGTGACTTTACTTTCCGGCTCATGTACCGTCGTAGGGCGACCCATATCTCCGCTGGGCCGCTTCCGGATTGACGCCGAGCTCTGCCGCAATCCGGGATCCGCCAGACCCGCGGCAGAGACGGGGGACCCAGGTTCCCGGGCTTGTTACCCACAAGCCCTTGGGGTGAAGCCGCCTTGCGCGGCCGGACGGCCTCGTCCGAACCCGACAGCTAACCTCGAAGGCGTTGAGAGGCAACCACCATGTCCCCAACCATGGATCAGCCGCGCCGCGCCCAGACTGAAGGCGAGCGCACCAAGCCAACCGGACGCCGTCGGGCCCAACCCAGCGGATTCCTTGACAACGCGCCGGCAGATTCCGCCGCCGTCAGCGGAACGTCAAGCACGACGCCGGAACCCGCCACGGCGGCCATGCCCGCCGCGGTGAAACCCACCACGCGTGCGGAAATCCGCGCAGCCGAGCGCGAGCGTGCTGCCCGGGCCGTACTCGCGCCCGAGGAATCGGCGGCAGCTCCGAAGTCCACCACACCGGGACCTCCTACCGCAGCCATCCCCATCGTTCCGCCGGCCAGCCAGGAACCCGCCACCACGGCTATTCCAGTAGTGCAGCCTGCAACGCCGGAACCCGCAACTGCGGCCATTCCCGTAGTCACTGCCCGCGATGAGTCCGCGCGCACGCCGGAACCCACGGAGTCCCCGCGCAAGGACGCTGAGTCCCCGCGCGGCAAGTCTCCGGCTCAGGTGGCCGCAGCCGCTACAGCCTCAGCATCCTTGGCAAGCCGCCGGGACGTTCGAAAGCCGGCCGCTGCGCCCACCACCAAGTCCGGTTTTGGCGCCACATCCTCGTTCGGCCGTGAGCCGTTCGGCCGCGAACCACAGGCCGCCCTGCGCAAGGCGGCTTCGGTCAAACACATGAGCCAGCGCATGGCCGTGGTGGCGGGGGCCCTTGGCCTCGTGCTGACAGCCGGCGCTTTGGGGCCGGCCCTTGAACTTCCGTTCTTCGGCCAGGAAACCCCGTCGCAGGAAGCCGGCGGGGGCGAAGGCCGCACCTCGGGTTCGGCATCGCCCGGGCCCAAGGCTTCCTACACCACGGCGTCATCACCTTCGGCCTCCACGCCATCCACAGCATCAGGGGCAACGGCTTCCTCCGAGGCCGGCCAGCCCGCGACGATCGCGGAGGCACCCGGGGCGGTGTCGCCGTCGTCGACTCCCACCCCACAGGTTTCGCTCGCGGACCCGGTATGGGTTCCGTCAGCGGGCTCGTCCGCAGTCCCGGCAGTTCCTGGCGCCACCAGCCCGGCACCCACCCAGCCGGCCCCCGCGCCGAGCGATGTGCCGCCCTCGGACACCATCACTACACCGCCTGCGCCGACGCCAACGGGCACTCCCACACCGACCCCGACTCCCACAGGAACTGCGACTCCCACACCGACTCCAACGCCGACGGATACTGCAACGCCGACGTCCAAGCCGAAACCGGGCAAGCCGACCGCTGCCTCAGCACCGCAGCCCAGTGAATCGGCACTTCAGGACATCCTCGATGCCGCACAGAAGGTATTCGGTTGAGCACCCGCCTGCCGCGTACGTCCACCCATGCGGGGTGGCATAGCCGGTACTGCAGCAGCAGCCGGACTGCCACGTTCCGTCGGCGGATGGGGCGCTGGAGCTGCCAGCGTTTGCGGCGCTCGTAAGGCAACACCGCATACTTCGTACTTACAAGGGGAAGCAGGCTCAGATCCGTGGCCGTACTGCCCAACGCCTGGCCTTCAGGGCCGCATGTAACTCGAGCCGGATCGCGCCACTCAACGGATCAGCACCGATGAGCTGGCGGATCCGGCCGAGCCTGTTGTAGATGCTGCTCCTGTGGAGATGAAGTTTGGCGGCGACGTCCTGAACCGAGCCGTCATTGTCATAGAGCAATTCAAGGACGGGCAGGAGTTCGCCGTTTTTGTCGTGGTCCTCGAGTGCCCTGAAATGCACAGATCCCGTGTCATCCCAACCGCCCGGTGCTACCAAACGATCGAACAGCTGGTACACGCCAACAGTTCGGCTGTCCACGAGCTCACCCAAAGGGAGGTCTACTGCGGCCGCTTGGGCAGCAACCTTCGCTTGCCGGTACGCACCGGACAGCTGCCGGATAACTTGGAATGGTTCGCTGATCCCCAAGATTACCCTGTCCACTTTGCGGCCTGCGCGTTTGGCGAGCTCCAGTTGATAGTGCACCAAAACCTGGGCATGGTCCGCCCGGCCGCCCGACTCGCGGAACAACACAACGGAATGCGTCTCCGTTCCGGCGCTGAACAACGCGGCGTTCACGCCAATGGTGGACTGCAGCGCGGCAGATCGATGCGTCAGGGTAGCTGCAATGGGATCGACGTCGGACCTCGCACCATAGGGGTCGAGGATAGTCACCAGCTGCCACGGACCGCGGCCCTGGATTTCCTTCCAACCCGCGACGGCGGCCACAGCGTTGGATTCGCCGCCGCAGGCTGACAGAAACTCCTGTTCACGCCGTCGCCGGAACTCCGATTCAGCCGTGTTGGAATCAAGGAGCAAGCCCGCCAGCAGGTCCAGCTCGTCCCGCACGCCTGGCAGTTCGGCGAGTATCGCCGTCGCGCTCTGTTCTTCAAGGTCAAGCTGCACCCACAAGTACCCCACGCGGAAACCGCGCACCAGCAAGGGGACACAGACGCGGCCCAACATGCCCAGTTCGTCGTTGGCTGGAACCACCACGGGTCGCACCGCCGTAGCAATGCCGTGAGCGAGCTGCCATGCGCTGACGTCGCTGGGTACCCGCTTGCTCAGGAGGAAGTTCACGCGGACGCGGTCGGCGTGGGACTGGTTGGAGCTGTAGGCGAGGAGAACGCCGTCGAGGTCTTCCAGGGAGAGCCCGCGGCCCAGCTTCAAAGCCACCCGTTCAACGATCTGTTCCACGTCCTGCTGCATCGGAAAAGCGTACCAACAGCAGGCGACACTTGACGCTTCAGTGCTCGACAAATGTCGAACTTGCCCGGCTAGGATCCTTGTATCCACAGGGTTTTCCTGTGCGGGCAGTTCTTGCTCCATGTCGCCTGCCTCACAGCCGGATTTATTCTGGAATCACAGCCCGCAACACATTTTTCGGCCGAAGAGGCCGCTAACGATGGAGCCCACAGATGATCATCGGTGTCCCCAAAGAAATCAAGAACAACGAGTTCCGCGTAGCCATCACGGCTGCCGGCGTCCACGAGTTCCGCACCCACGGACACTCCGTTCTGGTTGAACGCGGCGCAGGCCTCGGCTCGGGCATCACCGACGAGGAATACTCGATCGCCGGCGCAGAAATCGTCAACGAAGCCGACGACGTCTGGGCCCGCGCGGACATGGTCATGAAGGTCAAAGAACCCATCGCGGCCGAGTACCACCGC
The sequence above is a segment of the Arthrobacter sp. StoSoilB22 genome. Coding sequences within it:
- a CDS encoding helix-turn-helix domain-containing protein, coding for MQQDVEQIVERVALKLGRGLSLEDLDGVLLAYSSNQSHADRVRVNFLLSKRVPSDVSAWQLAHGIATAVRPVVVPANDELGMLGRVCVPLLVRGFRVGYLWVQLDLEEQSATAILAELPGVRDELDLLAGLLLDSNTAESEFRRRREQEFLSACGGESNAVAAVAGWKEIQGRGPWQLVTILDPYGARSDVDPIAATLTHRSAALQSTIGVNAALFSAGTETHSVVLFRESGGRADHAQVLVHYQLELAKRAGRKVDRVILGISEPFQVIRQLSGAYRQAKVAAQAAAVDLPLGELVDSRTVGVYQLFDRLVAPGGWDDTGSVHFRALEDHDKNGELLPVLELLYDNDGSVQDVAAKLHLHRSSIYNRLGRIRQLIGADPLSGAIRLELHAALKARRWAVRPRI